A genomic window from Cytobacillus suaedae includes:
- a CDS encoding DUF3231 family protein gives MGNPIEAVWNLLKTRLDAEPKSPLHVIEVGDVWKYLAALEEFIRYEEIGLNTTVDDEIKEVLTDAIKQCESQAKRLSDFLTKEGIPLPNTAAAKPVSDPNSVPLGVKLTDDEIANGLAFKFVNLMMLCGKGQGDCLRNDLGLIWVEFYTESLTFGTTLKTLMRKRGWLKVPPYYYPPGNTYDS, from the coding sequence ATGGGAAACCCGATAGAGGCTGTCTGGAATTTACTTAAAACTCGACTTGATGCTGAGCCAAAATCACCCTTGCATGTAATTGAAGTAGGTGATGTATGGAAGTACCTCGCTGCACTTGAGGAATTTATTAGGTATGAGGAAATAGGTCTGAATACAACGGTTGATGATGAGATAAAAGAGGTATTAACTGACGCAATAAAACAATGTGAATCACAAGCAAAACGCCTTAGTGATTTCTTGACAAAGGAAGGAATTCCGCTTCCTAATACTGCAGCAGCTAAACCTGTCTCAGACCCAAACTCTGTGCCATTAGGCGTCAAATTAACAGATGATGAAATTGCAAATGGTTTGGCATTCAAATTTGTAAACTTAATGATGTTATGTGGGAAAGGGCAAGGAGACTGTCTTCGAAACGACCTTGGGCTAATTTGGGTAGAGTTTTATACTGAATCCCTTACCTTTGGAACTACACTAAAAACATTAATGAGAAAACGCGGCTGGCTTAAGGTACCACCCTACTATTATCCACCAGGAAATACATACGACAGCTAA